Proteins from a genomic interval of Caulobacter sp. NIBR1757:
- a CDS encoding LuxR C-terminal-related transcriptional regulator → MGESEGSDAILALAEAVAAVGAQMGLPHIAATADIGSPEPMRGADGRPFAGSLFTWVDPDLRYWEDRGFALRSAFVHAARAIAEPFWFDGKRMATWRASAALEALNRDSPIESFGVAGAITAPAYLPGGVIGAVVWATSDARIDVGAVFAARAAELHALSLRFMASYAEAQGALAPPVRLTRREIQCLKWAAAGKTDAEVGEIVAISLPTVRFHITNATRKLGVVSRSQAVHRAATLGYIGSAAR, encoded by the coding sequence GTGGGCGAGAGTGAAGGCAGCGACGCGATCCTGGCCCTGGCGGAGGCGGTCGCCGCCGTGGGCGCGCAAATGGGCCTGCCGCATATCGCCGCCACTGCCGACATCGGCAGCCCCGAACCGATGCGCGGGGCCGATGGCCGGCCCTTCGCCGGCTCGCTGTTCACCTGGGTCGATCCGGACCTGCGCTACTGGGAGGATCGCGGCTTCGCCCTGCGCTCGGCCTTCGTCCACGCCGCCCGCGCCATCGCTGAGCCCTTCTGGTTCGACGGCAAAAGGATGGCGACCTGGCGGGCCAGCGCGGCGCTGGAGGCCCTCAACCGCGACAGTCCGATCGAGAGTTTCGGCGTGGCCGGCGCCATCACCGCCCCGGCCTACCTGCCGGGCGGGGTGATCGGGGCGGTAGTCTGGGCGACCTCGGACGCACGCATAGATGTCGGGGCGGTGTTCGCCGCCCGGGCGGCCGAGCTGCACGCCCTGTCGCTGCGGTTCATGGCCTCTTACGCCGAGGCGCAGGGGGCGCTGGCCCCGCCGGTGCGGCTGACCCGGCGCGAGATCCAGTGCCTGAAGTGGGCGGCGGCCGGCAAGACCGACGCCGAGGTCGGCGAGATCGTCGCCATCAGCCTGCCGACCGTGCGCTTCCACATCACCAACGCCACGCGCAAGCTGGGCGTGGTCAGCCGCTCGCAGGCCGTCCACCGGGCGGCGACGCTGGGCTACATCGGTTCGGCCGCGCGCTAG